One segment of Rosa chinensis cultivar Old Blush chromosome 6, RchiOBHm-V2, whole genome shotgun sequence DNA contains the following:
- the LOC112170576 gene encoding disease resistance protein RPP2B-like has protein sequence MDVLQISFDGLEDIDKEIFLHIACFYKRKDKDRVTQILDYCELNPVIGLRILADKSLITISSNKLSMHDLLQELGWEIVRRQSPKEPGKRSRLWSHEEIHNMLKKNKGTEAIQGMVMELPELEVAHWNPEAFSNISQLSLLHIHNVDLPNGLTCLPSSLRLLEWPGCPLRSLPRKFEPDELIELNLCHSTIENLWKGTKNFKKLKFIKLCHSQNIVETPDLAGVQNLESLDLEGCKSLVRIHQSLGFLKKLTVLNLKDCKSLENLPDRIEIESLEKFILSNCSKIKKIPEFDGNMECLSVLHLDETAIEELPVSIGRLSSLVSLNLSNCKNLVCLPSTINNLKFVENLDLSGCMKLGKHQESVGEMDCYEENDLHSGSAIEMSSTHDLIKYVRGSIFHGCEVVWGSLNKFLPSGLVQKVNTEPMSFYLPISGLCNLTYLNLSNCNLGEGSFANEFGYFPSLVTLNLCGNNFVRLPSGIRLLSKLENFNVQNCRRLEELSDLPSNSILDLRADGCTSLKYLFDASNLNRLNKSYFNFINCININGNQGCNNIAFEMLKTFMYQGISNKRDTFRIVIPGSNIPKWFSHRSVGCSLSLELPPDWDSRRFLGFALCVVFELHEHHQVDELDIFQFENFNATHHLACCLRLNGREAEACRIVPAFRFSEEFGQVESDHLWLFYASRDAFSVDEFSVGQEWSHNSWSQLDFLFKTTGLGLKVKESGVRLIYEQDVQELKQTTTQSSSMMSTYEDILIDFDIPVEGETSGTGSGICTLEEL, from the exons ATGGATGTGCTTCAGATTAGTTTTGATGGACTAGAGGACATAGACAAAGAAATTTTCCTACATATTGCTTGTTTTTACAAGCGGAAAGATAAGGATCGTGTGACACAAATACTAGACTATTGTGAGCTGAACCCTGTCATTGGATTAAGAATTCTTGCTGATAAATCTCTCATTACTATTTCCAGCAACAAACTGTCAATGCATGATTTGCTACAAGAACTGGGCTGGGAAATAGTTCGTCGACAGTCTCCTAAAGAGCCAGGCAAACGTAGTAGATTATGGTCTCATGAAGAAATCCACAATATGTTGAAGAAAAATAAG GGAACAGAAGCAATCCAAGGCATGGTAATGGAGTTGCCTGAATTAGAAGTGGCTCATTGGAATCCAGAAGCCTTCTCAAATATTTCTCAACTTAGTCTTCTCCATATTCATAATGTGGACCTTCCCAATGGCCTCACTTGTCTTCCTAGTTCCTTGAGACTCCTGGAATGGCCTGGGTGTCCGTTAAGATCTCTCCCACGAAAGTTCGAACCAGATGAACTTATTGAACTTAACTTGTGTCACAGCACTATTGAAAATCTTTGGAAGGGAACAAAG AATTTTAAGAAGTTGAAGTTCATCAAACTCTGCCATTCTCAAAACATTGTGGAGACCCCAGACCTCGCAGGCGTTCAGAATCTTGAGAGTTTAGATCTTGAAGGATGTAAGAGTTTGGTAAGAATCCATCAATCCCTTGGATTTCTCAAAAAACTTACTGTCCTGAATCTTAAAGACTGCAAAAGTCTTGAGAATCTGCCAGATAGAATTGAAATAGAATCTCTTGAAAAATTTATTCTTTCTAACTgctcaaaaattaaaaagattCCCGAGTTTGATGGAAATATGGAGTGTTTGTCTGTGCTTCATCTCGACGAGACTGCCATTGAGGAACTGCCTGTTTCAATTGGACGCCTGAGTAGCCTAGTGTCATTGAATCTAAGTAACTGCAAAAATCTTGTTTGTCTTCCAAGCACCATCAATAATTTGAAGTTTGTTGAAAATCTTGATCTTTCTGGATGCATGAAACTTGGCAAACATCAGGAAAGCGTGGGGGAGATGGACTGTTATGAGGAAAATGATTTGCATAGTGGGTCTGCAATAGAAATGTCATCTACCCATGATCTCATAAAGTATGTGAGAGGTTCAATCTTTCATGGATGCGAAGTAGTTTGGGGATCTTTAAATAAGTTCTTGCCTTCTGGATTGGTGCAAAAAGTGAACACAGAGCCCATGAGTTTCTACTTGCCTATATCGGGTCTGTGTAATTTAACATATCTGAACCTGAGTAATTGCAATCTTGGTGAAGGATCATTTGCCAACGAATTTGGTTACTTTCCCTCTTTGGTGACCTTGAATCTATGTGGAAACAATTTTGTTCGTCTTCCTTCAGGCATTAGATTGCTTTCTAAGCTTGAGAACTTTAACGTGCAGAATTGCAGGAGACTTGAAGAGTTGTCAGACCTTCCATCAAATAGTATCCTAGATTTAAGGGCAGATGGTTGTACTTCACTGAAATACTTGTTTGATGCATCAAATTTGAACAGATTAAACAaatcatatttcaatttcatcaattgcatcaatataaatggcaatcaaggatgcaatAACATAGCATTTGAAATGCTGAAGACATTCATGTATCAG GGAATCTCTAATAAGAGGGATACTTTTCGAATTGTAATTCCTGGAAGTAATATTCCTAAGTGGTTCAGCCATCGAAGTGTTGGGTGTTCATTAAGTTTAGAGCTGCCTCCAGATTGGGATAGCCGTAGATTTTTGGGATTTGCTTTGTGCGTTGTTTTTGAACTCCATGAGCACCATCAGGTTGATGAGCTTGATATTTTTCAATTCGAGAATTTTAACGCTACTCATCATCTTGCATGTTGCCTGAGGCTCAATGGAAGAGAGGCAGAAGCATGCAGAATAGTGCCTGCATTTCGCTTCAGTGAAGAATTTGGCCAGGTTGAGTCAGATCACCTGTGGCTATTCTATGCATCTCGTGATGCATTCTCTGTTGATGAATTCTCTGTTGGTCAAGAGTGGTCGCATAACAGTTGGAGTCAGCTTGATTTCTTATTTAAAACCACAGGCCTGGGTTTGAAGGTGAAGGAGTCTGGAGTCCGTCTGATATATGAGCAAGATGTGCAAGAGTTGAAGCAAACAACCACTCAATCAAGCagtatgatgtctacatatgAGGATATATTGATTGATTTTGACATTCCAGTTGAAGGGGAAACCAGTGGCACTGGTAGCGGAATTTGCACACTTGAAGAATTGTAG
- the LOC112170577 gene encoding uncharacterized protein LOC112170577 has protein sequence MGYYLADGIYPKWATLVQAIRRPQNEAEAYFTTKQEAFRKDVERAFGVLQVRWEIIRQPARGWSLENLSNIMLTCIILHNMIVEDERADYYNDEPDPNRSRRAQARILDEARENLERDPRSGRIIMSEYMSQYRMIRSPVGNRHLQDDLVQHLWSLRSQAP, from the coding sequence ATGGGTTACTATCTCGCTGATGGCATCTACCCTAAGTGGGCAACGCTTGTCCAAGCAATCAGACGCCCTCAAAATGAAGCTGAAGCATATTTCACCACCAAACAAGAGGCCTTCCGCAAAGACGTTGAAAGAGCATTTGGTGTTCTCCAGGTAAGATGGGAAATCATTAGACAACCTGCAAGAGGGTGGAGTTTGGAAAATTTGTCCAATATCATGCTGACATGCATTATCCTTCATAATATGATTGTTGAGGATGAACGTGCCGATTACTACAATGACGAACCGGATCCAAATAGGTCCAGAAGGGCTCAAGCTCGCATCTTAGATGAAGCGAGAGAAAATTTGGAAAGGGATCCAAGATCCGGAAGAATCATCATGTCGGAATATATGTCTCAATACAGAATGATACGTTCTCCTGTTGGCAACCGACATTTACAAGATGATCTTGTCCAACACCTCTGGAGTCTGCGAAGTCAAGCACCATGA
- the LOC112170579 gene encoding uncharacterized protein LOC112170579: MRREVFLRLLDDVQSANPYFRQKRDNKEQVSFSPHVKLTCALRMMAYGQVADSLDENFMMAESTAIENFGEFCRTIVTIYQQRYLRAPNIEDLEQLLQRAERLGFLGMIGSLDCMHWQWKNCPTGWQGSFSGKSRKPTIVLEALADFDTWI; encoded by the coding sequence ATGAGGCGTGAAGTTTTCCTTCGCCTACTAGACGATGTCCAGTCAGCTAACCCTTACTTCAGGCAAAAACGTGACAACAAAGAGCAGGTCAGCTTTTCGCCTCATGTGAAATTGACTTGCGCACTCCGAATGATGGCTTACGGACAAGTGGCCGACTCTCTTGATGAAAACTTCATGATGGCTGAATCTACTGCTATAGAAAACTTCGGTGAATTTTGTCGTACGATCGTCACCATCTACCAGCAACGATATCTTCGAGCACCAAACATAGAGGATCTGGAACAGCTCTTACAGCGAGCCGAACGACTAGGCTTTCTTGGAATGATAGGTTCGCTCGACTGCATGCATTGGCAATGGAAGAACTGTCCAACTGGATGGCAAGGAAGCTTTAGTGGAAAATCAAGAAAACCAACCATTGTTCTCGAAGCCCTGGCGGATTTTGATACATGGATCTGA